GCAGGGCAAGTCAGTTTACGGCCAGCGAATCGAACCGGCGGGTGCTGTCGAGCGGGTGAGCTTACCGCTGGGAGCTAGTACCGGGGTCTTGCTCTTACAAGTAAGTACGCCTACCCAACGTCAGCAGGTGAAACTACTGCGGACCAATTAAAGTTAACGCGATTGCCCGACAAGAGTTTAGATCGAACAATCTGGCTTTTGCAAGGCCTATCGCCTTATCGAATCAGGTAGCTATTGAGTAGGGTCTTACATTAGTTTCTAGACCAAAGTAAGTTGGATTAGTTACCTTGATGGAAAGCCGTGTCCCTGTTGGATACGGCTTTTTTTGTTCTTAGGTGCTAAGCGTCTACTACCCCTTGCCGGTTTGCCAATACGAAACGCTACGCCCCCTGGCCACTCATTCCGGATCGGATCACGTTGAGCTCCTGTGTTTCATGGCGCGTCGTCTCCTCAAAAGCAGTAGCCAATCGTAGGGGAGAGTGCGTTGGGTAGGCGAGGAATTGCGTTAGCCAGCTAGTAAAATAGTAGCATGGTACGACCAAAGTCACCGTCTTTTAAAACGCTCCCTCCTGAGATAAAGAAGCCTTTATACATATGCTTACTAATTTGGGCACTTCGAAAGACAACTTGATTTGACAAATGGGGCAACGTCCATCCGTAACCTACGATCTGCTACCCCTACTTATTGAGAGCTAAGCTTAGTTCGTGGGGCCGTAAATTCCTGCCAATAATAATGCCCTTGGGATCAATCAGGATCGAAGTAGGCAAACCCCCAATATGGTAGCTCTCAATCAGATTGTTCGTACTATCTGAGATAATTTGAGGCCAAGCCAAAGGTTGCTTCGCCAGGAAGTTAGCTAAACGCTCGGGTGAGTCTTTCACCACACCGATGAAAACTACCTTTTTCTTGTCGACGTTTTGATACACCTTCTTCAAGGCAGGTATATCGGTCACGCATCCTTTACACCAGGGAGCCCAAAAATCAACATAAACATATTGGCCTCGATACTGATCTAAATCAATCAATTGACCACTAGCAAACGCTTTGGCTAGAAAGGGTCTGAATGGATAACCCACTTGCAATGAATAAGGTCTTTCTAATGAGCTGACAGGCTCTAGCTCTAACCAATTGTTATAGACATCGACGCCTTTATTCTTGTAGCTTACTCCATCAATTTTGATAATATCATCTATCACAATTTCGTCTTTGGGGGCAACCTTTTGCGCGATCAAACTCGTGGACGGATCGATTAAGTTAGACACCTCAAAATCGGGTCTGGTAAAGCCCGAAGATACCAGTAAGTTATAGTCTTTGCTCCCCTGCTTTATAAAGACAGCCGCATATTGAGGAAAATTGTAGAGTAATTGACTTCCATACATTTTCAAGACCATGGGTATCTTCATGGGTCGAATTCGCCCTTGCTGATAGACTTCATACTGAACTGAAATGGCTTTTTTATAGCGATAGGGATCGTTAATAGCCATTCGTTCAGGATAGAGGGTCATCTCATCGGCGAAGTCAAGATTGTTATTGGCGTCAACCTTGACAGACCATCTTTGGGTAGTTTCATCAAACCCCATCAGGATGTATAGATAGCACGTAATGGGTGCTTTAGAGAGCTTCGTGGTATCCGGTGACCAGTTCCAGACCTTTTGTAACCCCTAATAATCGAGCTGGCTGATATGCCCCGCCAAGACTTGTTGATAAATGAATTGACGGGTATTCAACCAAATGTGACAAACTTGAGTATTACTCCAGTGAGCTGGTATTCCTTTGACCTTACTGTAGGTTTTAGCCCACAGAGGTGAGTCTTTGCTGGCATTGTCGATTGGCGAAAAGCCTGGATGAAAGGGGCCATAGCCTTCGATGAGTTGGATTGGCAAGAACCGAACCGTTTCGGTCTGATCAGCCCTATGGTGGCATGCCATCAACGTAAAAACCAGACCTACCAACCAGACGGAGATTTTCATGATGATTTGACTAGATGAGGCCTGTTAGTTAAGTGCTTATCTAGTAGTCAATCTACCAAAATTTTGATTTCTAGAATAAGATCTCACAAAATGCTCCCAATTGAGACAAAGGAATAATCTTGTGGCCCCTTCATTTATTCGGCGTCTTGTGAGTTAATTAAAAGGAGTTGTATTGCACACCATCATAAGCATTAATCCTCCAGCCGTAGCCATAAGGCTGGACGAACACCGCCACCGTCTCTGGGCTGGCCGAAGACGCCGTTGCCACGCACATAAACATGGCCATGTTTGGTGATACTGGCACCCGTGCGTCCGTAATAGCCCGGCGAACAAAGTCGCCACCCGTGGAAGTCCGTACCGTAGCGAGCTTGTCGATTTCCGTTATTTTGGTCGTCAACAAGCCAAGTTTGCCCCCCTTTAGTACTCAGCTTGGCCTGGCTGTCGCCAAAATACTGGCAAACCTCTTGCAAGCTTAGTAAGAATAGGTGATCGGCGGTGTCTGGCCCTCCTGCAGTATTGAACCACGGGTTGTTGGCATTCCGGTTGGTAACCTGCATAATTTGGGCCTGCTCCTCAGGGCCGAATGAAGGATAGAGTTCCTCATTCAGGTAATGCCTTTAGTTCGAATTTGCCCAGGTTACATTGACAAACTGATGGTGATACCATCGCAGATCCACTATGTCTTGCGTAATAATCAGCGCTCTTTGCCCCTTTTCAATGGCTAGCACCTGCCAGGTATACTGGCCGAAGGTAATTAGGTCGTGTTTTATCATTCTTAACATGCCGGTTTGGCTAGCCCTCTACTCTAAATAGCATTAAAACGTTGGGTTACTTATTCTCAGTTATGGCTCCTACCTGGGACACTATCCTATAAACATGAGTCATCCCGAAGTTTGGAGGATGATTTGGTAAGTGGTAAGCAAAGCAGCTAAAGCGGCCCGAAGCCGATAAAGCGGTGTCAGTGCAGACTGGCACCGCTTTCCCGTTCGATGGCACCATCGGCGTAGCAAGGCTAAGCGATAACCCGTCTGGTCCACCGCTAGCAGTTGGAGCAGGAAAGCATACATCAAGGCAACCATCATCATCAACTTGAGCCGGTTGAGCCAGAACCACAGCCGGGGCGACTGGATGGCTAACTCACTTTGGGAAAAGCGCCAGCAGGCCTCAATTTGTCCCGGCGGGGAACCGCACCGTCGGGCATAGGCCAGCACTACCGACCAAAGTTGGTCAGCGTCCTCACAGGGCTGATTAGT
This DNA window, taken from Spirosoma agri, encodes the following:
- a CDS encoding peroxiredoxin family protein, which encodes MGFDETTQRWSVKVDANNNLDFADEMTLYPERMAINDPYRYKKAISVQYEVYQQGRIRPMKIPMVLKMYGSQLLYNFPQYAAVFIKQGSKDYNLLVSSGFTRPDFEVSNLIDPSTSLIAQKVAPKDEIVIDDIIKIDGVSYKNKGVDVYNNWLELEPVSSLERPYSLQVGYPFRPFLAKAFASGQLIDLDQYRGQYVYVDFWAPWCKGCVTDIPALKKVYQNVDKKKVVFIGVVKDSPERLANFLAKQPLAWPQIISDSTNNLIESYHIGGLPTSILIDPKGIIIGRNLRPHELSLALNK
- a CDS encoding DUF6273 domain-containing protein gives rise to the protein MNEELYPSFGPEEQAQIMQVTNRNANNPWFNTAGGPDTADHLFLLSLQEVCQYFGDSQAKLSTKGGQTWLVDDQNNGNRQARYGTDFHGWRLCSPGYYGRTGASITKHGHVYVRGNGVFGQPRDGGGVRPALWLRLED